Proteins found in one Helicobacter kayseriensis genomic segment:
- a CDS encoding glycosyltransferase family 9 protein produces the protein MTKTLKIGFIYFHGLGDNILTFESLYALKMIYHCELFVFGNALFKNLLAHCDFVDEVYDIQNDIRSHLDLINSCNLDYIILPKCTKIYLTPLLQSNVLKILTPTKIPALLSKKCKTPSIFSFLRYRNASMREKPLFLVRLINPKLFDSHISKIVLSQAKICTSITHQNKISNFLQKSVKEGDHLILINPFAITSSHNLSIEAYLKLAHYVSTLPSCIPLIVTYSKVTQEFDEALKHFQQHTKLHSLIIFENDEDILNLAELIFHTTCVISPSTGIIHLASNLSIPTIGLYPKTHIPQWETKDKRYVFIKSPKDQITPKEEEEILDQTMALLKSILPSIPYL, from the coding sequence ATGACTAAAACACTCAAAATCGGCTTTATATATTTTCATGGACTTGGGGACAATATCCTCACTTTTGAATCTCTGTATGCACTCAAGATGATTTATCATTGTGAGTTATTTGTCTTTGGCAATGCATTATTTAAAAATCTCTTAGCTCACTGTGATTTTGTCGATGAAGTATATGACATCCAAAATGACATTCGATCTCATCTTGATCTCATCAATTCTTGCAATCTCGACTATATTATATTGCCCAAATGCACCAAGATTTACCTCACTCCCTTGCTTCAAAGCAATGTTCTCAAAATCTTAACTCCCACAAAAATTCCGGCCCTACTTTCTAAAAAATGCAAAACTCCTTCCATTTTTTCATTTCTCAGATATCGCAATGCCTCAATGCGAGAGAAGCCACTATTTCTTGTGCGTCTTATCAATCCAAAGCTTTTTGATTCACATATTTCAAAAATCGTTTTATCTCAAGCCAAAATCTGCACTTCAATCACACATCAAAACAAAATCTCAAATTTTCTTCAAAAAAGCGTGAAAGAAGGAGATCATCTTATCCTTATCAACCCCTTTGCCATCACTTCTTCACATAATCTTTCCATAGAAGCATATTTAAAACTTGCCCATTATGTTTCCACTCTTCCATCTTGTATTCCGCTTATAGTTACATATTCCAAAGTCACACAAGAATTTGATGAGGCATTGAAGCATTTTCAACAACACACAAAACTCCATTCGCTTATCATTTTTGAAAATGATGAGGATATTTTAAATCTTGCTGAGCTTATCTTTCACACTACTTGCGTTATTTCCCCAAGCACAGGAATTATTCATCTTGCTTCAAACCTATCCATTCCCACAATTGGACTTTATCCCAAAACGCACATTCCTCAATGGGAAACAAAAGATAAGCGCTATGTTTTTATCAAAAGTCCCAAGGATCAGATTACTCCAAAAGAAGAGGAAGAGATTCTTGATCAAACAATGGCACTTTTAAAATCCATTCTTCCTTCTATTCCGTATCTATAA
- a CDS encoding ankyrin repeat domain-containing protein has product MQIDLTPDEEKRFHELCLMAFDYARKDEDQNLKIMLDAGLNVDLKTHKGDTLLMLASYHNSLRSARLLLERGACVDCPNHRGQTPLAGVCFKGYFEMAKLLISYGANIDQNNGMGMTPYAFAVMFGHEELAKFLYSHSHPSLLKEKALKILLGLKRIFVASKKGL; this is encoded by the coding sequence ATGCAGATTGATCTTACTCCAGATGAAGAAAAAAGATTTCATGAGCTTTGTTTGATGGCATTTGATTATGCGAGAAAAGATGAAGATCAGAATCTGAAAATTATGCTTGATGCAGGTTTAAATGTTGATCTTAAAACTCACAAAGGCGATACTCTCTTGATGCTAGCTAGCTATCACAATTCATTAAGGAGTGCTAGATTATTGTTAGAAAGAGGCGCCTGCGTGGATTGTCCTAATCATCGAGGACAAACTCCTCTTGCAGGAGTTTGCTTTAAGGGTTATTTTGAGATGGCAAAACTTCTCATTTCTTATGGAGCTAATATTGATCAAAATAATGGCATGGGGATGACACCCTATGCTTTTGCTGTGATGTTTGGACATGAAGAATTGGCAAAATTCTTATATTCTCATTCTCATCCAAGCTTGCTTAAAGAAAAAGCCTTAAAGATTCTTTTGGGTTTAAAAAGGATATTTGTAGCTAGCAAAAAAGGATTATAG
- a CDS encoding catalase, protein MKKLTNDFGNIVADNQNSLTAGPQGPLLIQDYILLEKLAHQNRERIPERTVHAKGSGAYGELRITADISKYTKAKVLQKGEVTPLFLRFSTVAGEIGAADAERDLRGFAIKFYTKEGNWDIVGNNTPVFFVRDPYKFPDFIHTQKRDPKTNLRSANAAWDFWTLCPESLHQVMILMSDRGIPASYRHMHGFGSHTYSLINNENQRFWVKFHFKTQQGIKNLTNAQAESLIAKDRESHQRDLYESIQKGEFPKWTFQIQILAEDEAEKLGFNPFDLTKVWPHHLVPLIEIGEIILNKNVENYFNEVEQSAFSPSNIVPGISFSPDKMLQARIFSYPDAHRYRIGTNYHLLPINRAKSEVNTYNVAGSMNFDTYRNAQAYYEPNSYSDSPKEHKEYLEPDLKIGEKAQRYAPLDEDYYSQPKALFDLMNAQQKDQLFENVAASMDGVDSIVIQRALHHFEKISPCYADGVKKALERLKHAD, encoded by the coding sequence ATGAAAAAACTCACAAATGATTTTGGAAATATTGTTGCTGACAATCAAAATTCACTGACTGCTGGTCCCCAAGGTCCACTTTTAATTCAAGATTATATTTTATTGGAAAAATTGGCTCATCAAAATAGGGAAAGAATTCCTGAAAGAACTGTCCATGCAAAAGGTAGCGGTGCATATGGTGAGCTTAGAATTACTGCAGACATTTCAAAATACACCAAAGCAAAAGTTTTACAAAAAGGGGAAGTTACACCTCTTTTTTTGCGGTTTTCTACTGTTGCTGGAGAAATAGGGGCTGCTGATGCGGAAAGAGATTTGAGAGGCTTTGCGATCAAGTTTTATACAAAAGAGGGCAATTGGGATATTGTAGGAAACAACACCCCTGTTTTCTTTGTGCGAGACCCTTATAAGTTTCCTGATTTTATCCACACTCAAAAGCGTGATCCAAAGACAAATTTAAGAAGTGCGAATGCGGCATGGGATTTTTGGACATTGTGTCCAGAGAGTTTACATCAAGTAATGATTTTAATGAGTGATCGTGGAATTCCTGCAAGTTATCGCCATATGCATGGATTTGGAAGTCATACTTATAGCTTGATCAATAACGAAAATCAAAGATTCTGGGTGAAGTTTCATTTTAAAACTCAACAAGGTATTAAAAATCTTACAAATGCTCAAGCAGAATCTTTGATTGCCAAAGATAGAGAAAGTCATCAAAGAGATTTGTATGAAAGTATTCAAAAAGGAGAGTTCCCAAAATGGACTTTCCAAATTCAGATTCTTGCTGAAGATGAGGCGGAAAAACTGGGATTTAACCCATTTGATTTGACAAAAGTTTGGCCACATCATCTTGTTCCATTGATTGAGATAGGGGAAATTATTCTTAATAAAAATGTAGAAAACTATTTTAATGAAGTAGAACAGTCGGCATTTAGTCCAAGCAATATTGTTCCTGGGATTAGCTTTAGTCCAGACAAAATGTTGCAAGCAAGGATTTTTAGCTATCCTGATGCACATCGATATAGAATCGGAACAAATTATCACCTCTTGCCAATTAATCGTGCTAAATCTGAAGTTAATACCTACAATGTGGCTGGCAGTATGAATTTTGATACTTATCGTAATGCCCAAGCATATTATGAACCTAATAGCTATAGCGATTCTCCAAAAGAGCACAAAGAATATTTGGAACCGGATTTAAAAATTGGAGAAAAAGCTCAGCGCTACGCTCCTTTAGATGAAGACTATTATTCTCAGCCAAAAGCATTGTTTGATCTTATGAATGCTCAGCAAAAAGATCAGTTGTTTGAAAATGTAGCAGCCTCTATGGATGGAGTAGATTCTATAGTCATTCAAAGGGCTCTCCATCACTTTGAAAAGATTTCTCCTTGTTATGCTGATGGGGTAAAAAAAGCACTTGAGAGACTAAAGCATGCAGATTGA
- a CDS encoding UDP-N-acetylmuramate dehydrogenase has protein sequence MMQKVIDFSKHTSLKIGGEHCVRILEEVGKDFDERLIGGGNNILLSPDAKSLCMLGKQFDYIKDQGDWIEIGGATSSGKIYSFFKKNNLWGVEFLRGLPGKLGGLVRMNAGMKSYEMKDALSSVYVDGVWKSIDQFDFKYRQSGIDGVIYGARFKKITGFRYELIESFENMRQTHPHLPSCGSCFKNPHGDYAGRLLESVGLKGYSLGGVGFSQSHANFLVNLGNGKFDEAMKLISLAQKRVWEEHGIFLECEVIILK, from the coding sequence ATTATGCAAAAAGTGATTGATTTTTCAAAACATACAAGCTTAAAGATTGGTGGGGAGCATTGCGTTCGCATTCTTGAAGAAGTTGGCAAAGATTTTGATGAGAGATTGATAGGAGGGGGAAATAATATTTTGCTTTCTCCAGACGCCAAGTCATTGTGTATGCTTGGAAAGCAATTTGATTATATTAAAGATCAAGGTGATTGGATTGAAATTGGGGGTGCTACAAGTAGTGGGAAAATTTATAGCTTTTTTAAGAAAAATAATTTATGGGGAGTGGAATTTCTGCGAGGACTTCCAGGAAAACTTGGTGGACTTGTCAGAATGAATGCGGGTATGAAGAGCTATGAGATGAAAGATGCTTTATCTAGTGTATATGTTGATGGTGTATGGAAGAGTATCGATCAATTTGATTTTAAATATCGTCAAAGCGGAATAGATGGAGTGATCTATGGAGCAAGGTTTAAAAAAATCACGGGTTTTAGATATGAGCTTATAGAGAGCTTTGAAAATATGCGTCAAACACATCCACATTTGCCAAGTTGTGGGAGTTGCTTTAAAAACCCTCATGGGGATTATGCGGGAAGGCTTTTGGAGAGTGTAGGACTTAAGGGTTACTCTTTGGGGGGAGTAGGGTTTAGTCAAAGTCATGCAAATTTTTTGGTCAATTTGGGAAATGGAAAGTTTGATGAGGCAATGAAACTTATCTCTTTGGCTCAAAAGCGCGTATGGGAAGAGCACGGAATCTTTTTGGAGTGCGAAGTTATCATTTTGAAATAA
- the fliQ gene encoding flagellar biosynthesis protein FliQ, translating into MEAKLMALAIETYKITLMISLPMLLAGLIVGLLVSIFQATTQINEMTLTFVPKILAVIVVLILTLPWMLHVVLDYTKSIFDLIPSFPF; encoded by the coding sequence ATGGAAGCAAAATTAATGGCTTTGGCGATTGAAACCTACAAGATTACCTTAATGATTTCATTGCCTATGCTTTTGGCAGGGTTGATTGTAGGGCTTTTGGTGAGTATTTTTCAAGCAACAACCCAAATTAATGAAATGACTTTGACTTTTGTGCCCAAAATCTTGGCTGTTATTGTTGTTTTGATTCTGACTTTACCTTGGATGTTGCATGTTGTGCTTGACTATACTAAGAGCATTTTTGATTTAATCCCTAGTTTTCCTTTTTAA
- a CDS encoding NCS2 family permease produces MSFLDRYFGITQSGSNVKTELIAGFTTFIAMLYIVPVSSSILSDSGMPKGALITAVTLATVVATLLSGIWAKVPVAMSVGMGLNAYFSYGMVQGMGLSWEKALGIVFLSGIIFLLVSLTKIRTWLINSIPRGLRFALAGGLGAFICAIGLKSLGIIAISPIGLPELGSLNTPQAWIGILGVGMILWMSVKKIHASFILGILCCSLIAWFFGLAPLPQEVFSMPDSIAPIALKFDVVGVLTLALIPTIVSLLVLDLFDSLGTLAGVGAKIGLFQNKDNQGDKLLEKTLEADAAATVIGASLGVSTTTSFLESASGVSAGGRTGLTSIFCALFFALSLFLFPIFASIPSFAIYPTLIVVGAMMFLEVKNIDFSDLPIGISAFFAIVLMPLTYSIANGLAGGFLVYILSCLALKQYQRINLGVIVLGILSILPIIVHGVFLKG; encoded by the coding sequence TTGAGCTTTTTGGATCGTTATTTTGGTATCACTCAAAGTGGTAGTAATGTAAAAACGGAGTTGATTGCAGGCTTTACAACTTTTATTGCCATGCTTTATATTGTTCCTGTTAGTTCATCAATTCTTTCTGATTCGGGAATGCCAAAGGGGGCATTGATCACAGCAGTTACATTAGCCACAGTTGTAGCAACTTTGCTTAGTGGGATTTGGGCTAAGGTCCCTGTAGCAATGAGTGTTGGCATGGGATTAAATGCTTATTTTTCTTATGGAATGGTTCAGGGGATGGGACTTTCTTGGGAAAAAGCTTTAGGCATTGTATTTCTTTCTGGAATCATTTTTTTGCTTGTATCGCTGACCAAAATTCGCACGTGGTTAATCAATAGCATTCCTCGCGGTTTAAGATTCGCGCTTGCTGGAGGATTGGGGGCCTTTATCTGTGCTATTGGTCTAAAATCACTAGGGATTATTGCAATTTCTCCTATCGGCTTACCTGAACTTGGAAGTCTCAATACTCCTCAAGCTTGGATTGGGATTTTGGGTGTGGGGATGATTTTGTGGATGAGTGTTAAAAAAATTCATGCCTCTTTTATTCTTGGAATCCTGTGCTGCTCTCTTATTGCATGGTTTTTTGGGCTTGCTCCATTGCCTCAAGAAGTGTTTTCAATGCCTGATTCAATTGCCCCTATTGCATTGAAGTTTGATGTTGTTGGGGTTTTGACTCTTGCATTGATTCCGACAATTGTTTCTCTTCTTGTGCTTGATTTGTTTGATTCTCTTGGGACATTAGCTGGAGTGGGAGCTAAGATTGGATTGTTCCAAAACAAAGACAATCAAGGCGATAAGCTTTTGGAAAAAACACTTGAGGCTGATGCTGCTGCGACTGTCATTGGTGCAAGTCTTGGGGTGAGTACGACAACGAGCTTTTTAGAAAGTGCAAGTGGTGTGAGTGCTGGTGGACGAACAGGATTGACTTCAATATTTTGTGCTTTATTTTTTGCTTTAAGTTTATTTTTGTTTCCCATTTTTGCTTCTATTCCTTCTTTTGCAATTTATCCAACGCTGATTGTTGTGGGTGCGATGATGTTTTTGGAAGTCAAAAATATTGATTTTTCAGATCTCCCTATTGGAATTTCCGCATTTTTTGCTATTGTCCTGATGCCTTTGACTTATTCGATTGCCAATGGTTTGGCAGGAGGATTTTTGGTTTATATCCTTTCTTGCCTAGCATTAAAACAATATCAAAGAATCAATTTGGGAGTTATTGTGCTTGGAATCTTAAGTATTTTGCCTATTATTGTGCATGGAGTATTTTTAAAGGGTTAA
- the coaE gene encoding dephospho-CoA kinase (Dephospho-CoA kinase (CoaE) performs the final step in coenzyme A biosynthesis.), with amino-acid sequence MHHNATLLENQVIDFSLLKYAYAISGGIGSGKSTTCLILQSLGYKVIDADKIAHQVLEEKTQELVREFGEIILEDGKLSRQKLGKIVFGDAEKLKRLNQILSKAIQEKLYQTCMEKEKGQKIYFVELALLFEQREIYSFAHTLLVACSREKQIWRVMQRNRLTKEEVELRIQAQMPLEEKIKMADHIIWNEEGEQELKEEILRLLNLLKQ; translated from the coding sequence TTGCATCACAATGCAACTCTATTAGAAAATCAAGTGATTGATTTTTCTCTTTTGAAATATGCCTATGCAATCAGTGGGGGGATTGGGAGCGGGAAAAGCACGACTTGTTTGATTTTGCAATCGTTGGGATATAAGGTTATTGATGCAGATAAGATTGCTCATCAAGTTTTGGAAGAAAAAACTCAAGAGCTAGTGAGAGAATTTGGTGAGATTATTTTAGAGGATGGCAAACTTTCAAGACAAAAGCTGGGGAAAATTGTTTTTGGCGATGCAGAAAAACTCAAAAGGCTTAATCAGATTCTTTCTAAAGCGATTCAGGAAAAGCTCTATCAGACTTGCATGGAGAAAGAAAAAGGTCAAAAAATTTATTTTGTAGAATTGGCATTGCTGTTTGAGCAAAGGGAGATTTATAGCTTTGCACATACTTTGCTTGTAGCTTGTTCTAGAGAAAAGCAGATTTGGCGCGTAATGCAAAGAAATCGCTTAACAAAAGAAGAAGTTGAGTTACGAATCCAAGCCCAAATGCCCTTGGAAGAAAAAATCAAAATGGCAGACCATATCATATGGAATGAAGAAGGAGAGCAGGAGCTCAAAGAAGAAATTTTGAGATTGCTAAATCTTCTCAAGCAATAA
- a CDS encoding agmatine deiminase family protein, with protein sequence MKRMRAEWEKQRAILMAFPHAKSDWNLSLKEARENFLEIIETILGFEDVVVCVDPSDLEGMEILKSFFSHQILEKKLRIYSIPCNDTWARDFGAINLEEGNQNVLLDFMFNGWGLKFASNWDNQINQTLHIKGEFGNDELRKVGMILEGGSLESDGGGVILTNTQCLLEGNRNAWLSKEEIEAQLMQKLGAKKILWLNHGYLAGDDTDSHIDTLARFISPTQIAYVGCEDQNDEHYEELLKMEEELKALRNLNGDPYELIKLPFVSAIFEEGERLPATYANFLFVNGGLLVPTYGDKNDSLALEILQNALPHLKVIGISCKTLIKQHGSLHCITMQLY encoded by the coding sequence ATGAAGCGTATGCGAGCAGAGTGGGAGAAACAAAGAGCGATTTTGATGGCATTTCCTCATGCAAAGAGTGATTGGAATCTATCTTTAAAGGAAGCAAGAGAAAATTTTTTAGAGATTATTGAGACAATTTTAGGATTTGAAGATGTGGTGGTATGTGTTGATCCTAGTGATTTGGAAGGAATGGAAATTTTAAAGAGCTTTTTTTCGCATCAAATATTAGAGAAAAAATTAAGAATCTACTCTATTCCTTGTAACGACACTTGGGCTAGGGATTTTGGAGCCATCAATTTAGAAGAGGGGAATCAAAATGTCTTGCTTGATTTTATGTTTAATGGTTGGGGACTTAAATTTGCAAGCAATTGGGATAATCAAATCAATCAAACTCTACACATAAAGGGAGAATTTGGAAATGATGAACTAAGGAAAGTAGGGATGATTTTGGAGGGTGGAAGTCTTGAGAGTGATGGAGGAGGGGTGATTTTGACAAATACACAATGCCTTTTAGAAGGCAATCGCAATGCATGGTTATCTAAAGAAGAAATTGAGGCGCAACTAATGCAGAAATTGGGGGCTAAAAAAATTCTTTGGCTCAATCACGGTTATCTTGCAGGCGATGATACAGATAGTCATATCGATACTCTAGCAAGATTTATTTCTCCAACACAAATTGCCTATGTGGGTTGTGAAGATCAAAATGATGAGCATTATGAAGAGCTTTTAAAGATGGAGGAAGAACTTAAGGCTCTTAGAAATTTGAATGGAGATCCCTATGAGTTGATTAAGCTCCCTTTTGTTTCAGCTATTTTTGAAGAGGGTGAGAGGCTTCCTGCAACTTATGCAAATTTTTTATTTGTCAATGGCGGACTCTTGGTGCCAACTTATGGAGATAAAAATGATTCTTTGGCCTTGGAGATTTTACAGAATGCCTTACCTCACCTAAAAGTGATTGGAATCTCTTGTAAAACACTCATCAAGCAACATGGGAGCTTACATTGCATCACAATGCAACTCTATTAG
- the tsaD gene encoding tRNA (adenosine(37)-N6)-threonylcarbamoyltransferase complex transferase subunit TsaD: MILSIESSCDDSSLALTSIKDCKLLFHQKISQDDAHSAYGGIVPELASRLHAQKLPLILENLKNFLHGDFSPIKAIAVTTEPGLSVTLIEGLMMAKTLAISLHIPLLSINHLKGHIYSLFINQKKSIFPLSVLLVSGGHTMILEATKEEICIVAQSKDDSFGESFDKTAKMLGFGYPGGPIIQDLAQQCLKELYHLPIPLQHSKELAFSFSGLKNAVRLEIEKQGENLDANALAYAFQKSACEHIVQKCKLYFQFKHDKGEGIRHFAIVGGASANLHLREKLQALCKKFNTSLLLSPLEFCSDNAAMIGRVGIEEYKKENFSDLYNLEISPRNTQF, encoded by the coding sequence TTGATTCTGAGCATTGAAAGCAGTTGCGATGATAGCTCTCTTGCCTTGACTTCAATCAAAGATTGCAAGCTCCTTTTTCATCAAAAAATCTCCCAAGATGATGCTCATAGTGCCTATGGAGGAATTGTCCCAGAGCTCGCTTCGCGCTTGCACGCACAAAAACTCCCTCTCATTTTAGAAAATCTAAAAAACTTTCTTCATGGGGATTTTTCACCTATCAAGGCAATTGCTGTTACAACAGAGCCAGGCCTAAGCGTGACATTGATTGAGGGACTAATGATGGCCAAAACTCTAGCTATTAGTCTTCATATCCCTCTTTTAAGCATCAATCATCTCAAAGGTCATATTTATTCACTTTTTATCAATCAAAAAAAAAGTATTTTTCCCTTAAGCGTCTTGCTTGTTTCGGGAGGACATACGATGATTTTAGAAGCAACGAAAGAAGAGATCTGTATCGTTGCCCAAAGCAAAGATGACAGCTTTGGAGAAAGTTTTGATAAGACTGCGAAAATGCTAGGCTTTGGATATCCTGGGGGTCCTATCATTCAAGATTTAGCACAGCAATGTTTAAAAGAACTTTATCATCTTCCCATCCCTCTTCAGCACAGCAAGGAACTTGCTTTTAGTTTCTCTGGACTTAAAAATGCAGTGCGTCTAGAGATTGAAAAACAAGGAGAAAATCTAGATGCTAATGCTCTTGCCTATGCGTTTCAAAAAAGTGCTTGTGAACATATTGTGCAAAAATGCAAACTCTATTTTCAATTTAAACACGATAAAGGGGAAGGAATCAGACATTTTGCAATTGTTGGCGGAGCAAGTGCCAATCTTCATCTAAGAGAAAAACTCCAAGCTTTATGCAAAAAGTTCAACACTTCTCTTTTGCTCTCTCCTCTTGAATTCTGCTCAGATAATGCGGCCATGATTGGGCGTGTGGGAATCGAAGAATATAAAAAGGAAAACTTCAGCGACCTTTATAATCTTGAAATTTCCCCACGCAACACTCAGTTTTAA